A part of Nodosilinea sp. FACHB-141 genomic DNA contains:
- a CDS encoding neuraminidase-like domain-containing protein, with amino-acid sequence MQPISFPLQFGQQNLEIANLHKGLRLLLDKQIIQLSEQQQSLEEELANEEREQRYGDATAGLILTFQWQTAGLPAEDGRLVDEATARALNEALTQLGAFDQRVVKGKVYLADGSPVVGVIVRAFDRDLRRFESLGETTTDQVGYYEITYTRAQFIQSEKQNADLMITAIEPTPSGIVPLERPLANSPTLIDASADAVIDLVISSDVIPVPSEYERFIRTIEPLLAGTSLVDLREDEEDNPIEGKFQDINFLARETKINSEYIAFLVIAARLARSVDLYPEAFYGLFRQNLPTDLPALLAQGIKAHRQALQVSLQSNIIPAQFGNELENILGRLQALEVQQPTFLIQPELLYSNLTDLENLKSEQSSFVVSKLNQHLQNEIVKAIATTSEAMTTAVKAAVQHVDYQQAQDSLLSTVIQESILPILKRNQALAEEVKSVEKRIAETPSQPVKDLLHLDKSLQENPIFSQDILRVKTQEYARLSELDNESTKTLIAKNLYLDDVTEDVLSGLVSEGVLNEQTKNNLQLTIELGRLTNDNLPLVRALKTENLKTTDFTFWRKADWQQLVTSAQVPAPAGETIESYVDKIVFNIEQTFPSQVLINRILDAQLDTQFNRLDSLSSLLNHNDKLIDGGTPAEMDWQSVDPEMRQTLQTELEKLTTFANHYRHLGVTDLINDKASDLDQKKQAIATRVDLLNVFHANNPNLDLRLVNFLDLQATRIDWEGISETEQPLVRKQLMAYQRVLNLTDTVADSQVLLNRGYDSTLAIATDTEENFVHNSGLPLGKARQTYAKSQENSLYISHQVEMIRDIVQGNFKHFAVANLDPAIVNDLQKVDGFENLFGKQNYCDCEACSSVLSPAAYFVDLMSFIEKHVSKPVFVDTKQTTHPLYLKNRRPDLWTLALSCENTDTLIPYLTIVNEVLENYLKRTLSQDVFGQFSQKSENVSFALPFNLPLEELRLYLSHFGITLHQIYKTLKQSDLTIWRSRLNLSQEEVEVITEPDPANVKYRFDNRESLVDFDVQEFIQLAGISRSQLDELLALRFNPDLNKITVEQKYETGDLQQTSEVLKQLTVDRLDYTHRFIRLWKRTSWSITELDLVLSILAPKQANGTIQSSELSQKLVLELAQLVDIQEALNLTVEELCSMVDHLPTSTAASQTVVSRGDRNFFERLFDTQKLFGVTGTEPLTFHHYSLNKRNSGDTVVDPRTPVLLGGLGISETELLLLFQLLKDEMPFDENGDCTLNPSNIFLLYRHARLARALRLSIEDFITVLRLLFEPSQHVVKTLSQIHKLVQVENWLKSCPFKVSELRFILIGEESTAVKFRVDSSAAGKLMQEVQASSAPNKTEALRTALAILFNLTQDQLTKILQWVRIPERISDVSSLLTLVQQIERVLLLLDNLKFKEKTVAYLTQSASALGIADLKNLTLGTVQSLDFYKNLITLSDEAEQQVQTVLDHYMTSTAFSTGDGSDAAILADLWKQDKSLVESLIKSLSLPNVSIKALGHLWECLKLCQILGINGFSLQTLAKNANYNELIAARDVALGSFSSKYDDEKVRREKLEPYQDRINVKKRDVLCNYIIARRVDLKFQDLRNIYAFFLLDVEMSGCFRTSRLVCAISSLQLYIHRCLVNLEQSDPLLNPRVVNIKVDPTRIPAQQWEWRKNYRVWEANRKVFLYPENYIEPDLRDNKTPIFKELEDELLQQKITQESAETAYKKYVSQFAELARLRIAGSYYHDASRTYYFFSRTSQDPPQYYYRKWINNEVWTPWEKIELGINSDRVSAVVHQGKVYLFWVEIKSKEIVSIQEGTSKSEGFEYSAEFLFSYQNEGKKWLPVQRLAINEKDETVKNLFFGQASKKISPNKSCFLTVNNNKLYLLYYEPNFSANSNKVAARARVDLFNNLIKPPDRIVELGVPNDKLLKLFLLGITVELLTYRGTHFYDEASLDHELIADDQSQGTAIARSTEKQLSSNLHLVSHKPGDFVWTVDDQQYLIRYLNLKILSFQIRRDFIRISTSLSSRLGELLFVEGLETFLSINTQKQAENPFEFQSRNPFELMSLVDEPEHINFKGAYGSYYQELFLHIPFTIANHLNANHKFKEAKWWYERIFDPTANESPDDKKPTDRNWRYLEFRNLTIQKMKDILTDKAVVAQYNEDPFNPHAIARLRLSAYQKAIVMKYIDNLLDWGDHLFAQDTMESINEATMLYVLAYDILGKRPAKLGKCKIEDDRTRTYERISTKGIGDSEFLVELDNSSYSDRVAVQIDKAKLARDLVAGANENILVASRSGATTSENLSTATSNASILVTQPLLASYSTVATVTKHLEEDAKKWETAKPIPMNPALELVKQSISVFCVPPNHNLLGYWDRVEDRLFKIRNCMNISGIRRQLALFQPEIEPMFLVRAKAAGLSLEEFSPHSPLPHYRFSYLIEKAKQFTQTVQSFGSALLSALEKKDVEELTLLRSVHERNVLQLTKDIKKQQIREAQYQYQAMVQTKINVQNRVNHYQDLIVKGLIGCEITQQDSKQTGTTYKRKEGINRTLAAIFYLIPQLGSPFAMKFGGKEQGDSTKAWADWFSSMASVADAISTSAGLEATFQRREQEWKQQLLLAQQEMEQVKQQQLAAEVRQLIAEKDLKIHERNMEQVEELHDFYKNKFTSLGLYNYLSTNLNRLYREAYNIAHDMAKMAENAYKFERDDDTIFIAGDNWHFDRAGLLAGERLLLQLQRMEKIYLEQHKRDYEITQSFSLALLSPSALIDLKQTGSCNFEIPEIMFDLFYPGQFKRLIKSVRLTIPCVTGPYTNVSAKLTLQQSWVRASNKLNTNSLDKNGDQLKVGQGTSISASSAQNDAGMFELNFRDERYLPFEGAGAISAWKLELPSTLRQFNYDTISDVIIHVSYTAKDSVTFRIDVEKQIAATLTSYAKDPGLFRLVSLKHEFPTAFHQLLHSSSATQATEFELTEQYFPYFLIDKTLTLASPVKVYLKPQDKKTVTTPELMKINDVDVNFIKDGKKLQEPNVSLLGNPIRKWTVSARANSLNREEIDDILLLLQYSAS; translated from the coding sequence ATGCAACCTATCTCATTTCCCCTTCAATTTGGTCAGCAGAACTTAGAAATTGCTAATTTACACAAAGGGTTAAGGTTGCTACTTGACAAGCAAATCATTCAACTTTCAGAGCAACAGCAATCCCTTGAAGAGGAACTTGCTAACGAGGAAAGGGAACAACGCTATGGTGATGCCACCGCAGGATTGATTCTTACTTTTCAATGGCAAACGGCTGGGCTACCTGCTGAAGATGGCAGACTTGTCGATGAAGCAACAGCCAGGGCACTTAATGAGGCATTGACCCAACTAGGTGCCTTTGACCAACGAGTCGTTAAAGGGAAAGTTTATCTGGCTGATGGTAGCCCTGTAGTAGGCGTAATTGTACGAGCCTTTGACAGAGACCTCCGGAGGTTTGAGTCATTAGGAGAAACAACAACAGATCAAGTAGGATATTACGAAATCACCTATACTCGCGCTCAGTTTATTCAATCAGAAAAGCAAAATGCTGATCTGATGATTACAGCCATCGAACCTACTCCTAGTGGCATAGTTCCTCTAGAGCGCCCTCTTGCCAATTCTCCCACTCTGATCGATGCTTCTGCGGATGCTGTCATTGATTTAGTCATCAGTTCTGATGTGATTCCTGTTCCATCGGAATACGAGCGATTCATCAGAACAATCGAACCACTTTTAGCAGGAACTTCTCTAGTCGATTTGAGAGAAGACGAAGAAGATAACCCTATTGAAGGTAAGTTTCAAGACATTAACTTCCTGGCAAGAGAAACTAAAATCAACTCAGAGTACATTGCTTTTCTGGTTATAGCAGCCCGGTTAGCTAGAAGCGTAGATTTATATCCAGAAGCCTTCTACGGACTCTTCCGCCAAAACTTACCCACTGACCTGCCTGCGCTTTTGGCTCAAGGCATAAAGGCACATCGTCAAGCGTTACAAGTCTCTCTCCAATCCAATATTATTCCTGCTCAATTTGGCAATGAGCTAGAAAACATCCTGGGACGACTGCAGGCATTAGAAGTTCAACAGCCAACCTTTTTGATTCAACCTGAACTTCTCTATAGCAACCTGACCGACCTGGAGAACTTGAAGTCAGAGCAATCGAGTTTTGTAGTAAGTAAGTTAAATCAACACTTGCAGAACGAAATTGTTAAGGCGATCGCGACAACCAGTGAAGCGATGACCACTGCGGTCAAAGCAGCAGTGCAGCACGTTGATTATCAACAGGCTCAAGATAGCCTGCTTTCAACCGTTATTCAGGAAAGCATTTTACCAATTCTCAAACGTAATCAAGCTTTAGCGGAAGAAGTCAAAAGCGTAGAGAAGCGTATTGCTGAAACTCCATCACAGCCCGTTAAAGATTTGCTGCATCTCGATAAGTCTTTGCAAGAAAACCCTATCTTTAGCCAAGACATCCTGAGGGTTAAAACTCAGGAATATGCTCGACTTTCAGAGTTAGATAATGAGAGTACTAAAACACTCATTGCCAAGAATTTGTATCTTGATGATGTAACTGAAGACGTACTGTCAGGATTAGTCTCTGAGGGAGTGCTAAATGAGCAAACTAAAAACAACCTGCAACTAACCATTGAATTGGGCAGACTCACGAACGATAATCTGCCGCTCGTGCGTGCCCTGAAAACTGAGAACTTAAAAACAACTGACTTCACTTTCTGGAGAAAAGCAGACTGGCAGCAACTCGTGACTAGTGCACAAGTTCCTGCGCCTGCGGGTGAAACGATCGAAAGCTATGTAGACAAGATTGTATTCAACATTGAGCAGACTTTTCCATCACAGGTTCTAATTAACCGTATTCTTGATGCTCAGTTAGACACTCAATTCAATCGCCTGGATTCGCTCAGCAGTTTGCTGAATCATAACGATAAGCTGATTGATGGGGGAACTCCCGCTGAAATGGACTGGCAGAGCGTTGACCCCGAAATGCGCCAAACCTTGCAAACTGAACTGGAGAAGCTCACAACTTTCGCCAACCATTACAGGCATTTAGGCGTTACGGATCTAATCAATGACAAAGCAAGCGATTTGGATCAGAAAAAACAGGCGATCGCAACCCGTGTTGATTTACTCAATGTGTTCCATGCCAACAATCCTAACCTAGATCTCCGGTTGGTTAACTTCCTGGATCTACAAGCGACCAGAATTGACTGGGAAGGAATTTCAGAAACTGAGCAACCCTTGGTCAGAAAACAGCTTATGGCATATCAGCGGGTGCTGAACTTGACAGACACCGTTGCCGATAGTCAGGTGCTGTTGAACCGGGGATATGACTCCACATTGGCGATCGCTACAGACACTGAGGAGAATTTTGTTCACAACAGCGGTTTGCCATTGGGTAAAGCTCGTCAGACCTATGCCAAATCTCAGGAAAACTCCCTGTATATCTCACATCAAGTTGAGATGATTCGAGATATTGTTCAGGGAAACTTTAAACACTTTGCTGTTGCAAATTTAGATCCTGCCATCGTGAATGACCTACAAAAGGTTGATGGTTTTGAGAACTTATTTGGTAAGCAGAATTATTGTGACTGTGAAGCCTGTAGCTCTGTTTTGAGTCCAGCAGCATACTTTGTTGACCTGATGAGCTTCATTGAGAAGCATGTTTCAAAGCCTGTGTTTGTTGACACAAAACAAACGACCCATCCACTGTACCTAAAGAACCGCCGTCCAGATCTATGGACGCTTGCCCTTAGCTGCGAAAATACAGATACCCTCATTCCGTATCTAACCATCGTCAACGAGGTGCTGGAGAACTATCTCAAGCGCACCCTATCCCAAGATGTCTTTGGACAATTTAGCCAGAAGTCTGAAAATGTCTCCTTTGCCCTACCCTTCAACCTACCATTGGAGGAACTGCGCCTCTATTTGAGTCACTTTGGGATCACACTACACCAAATTTACAAAACGCTGAAACAATCAGATTTAACAATTTGGCGATCGCGGCTTAATCTGTCTCAAGAAGAGGTTGAGGTCATTACAGAACCCGATCCAGCAAACGTGAAATACCGCTTTGATAACCGAGAGTCTCTAGTTGACTTTGACGTGCAGGAGTTTATCCAGTTAGCTGGCATCAGTCGATCGCAGTTAGACGAGCTACTGGCACTACGATTTAACCCTGACTTGAACAAAATCACTGTTGAGCAGAAGTATGAAACGGGTGATTTGCAGCAGACTTCTGAAGTGCTGAAGCAACTAACGGTAGATCGGCTCGATTACACCCATCGCTTCATCCGCCTGTGGAAGAGAACCTCCTGGAGTATTACAGAACTAGATCTGGTTCTATCTATCCTAGCTCCTAAACAGGCGAATGGCACTATCCAGTCCTCAGAGCTGTCTCAAAAACTCGTTCTGGAGCTTGCTCAACTCGTTGATATTCAGGAAGCTTTGAATCTGACCGTTGAAGAACTTTGTTCCATGGTGGATCACCTGCCTACTTCAACGGCAGCTTCTCAAACCGTCGTGAGTCGAGGCGATCGCAACTTCTTTGAGCGGCTATTCGATACTCAAAAGCTATTTGGCGTTACGGGTACCGAGCCCTTAACATTCCATCATTACTCTCTTAATAAAAGGAACTCTGGGGACACAGTAGTTGATCCAAGAACCCCAGTTTTACTAGGCGGTTTAGGAATTTCTGAAACTGAACTGCTCCTGCTATTTCAGTTATTAAAGGATGAGATGCCGTTTGATGAAAATGGAGATTGCACTCTCAATCCAAGTAACATTTTCTTGCTTTACCGTCATGCCCGGCTTGCCAGAGCATTGAGATTAAGCATCGAGGACTTCATTACAGTGCTTCGTCTACTCTTCGAGCCAAGTCAGCATGTAGTCAAAACTCTGTCCCAAATTCATAAGCTGGTACAAGTCGAAAATTGGCTGAAATCTTGCCCATTCAAAGTTTCAGAACTACGGTTTATCCTTATAGGTGAAGAAAGTACAGCCGTAAAATTTAGGGTAGATTCTAGCGCTGCAGGAAAACTCATGCAGGAGGTTCAAGCATCTTCAGCACCCAATAAGACAGAAGCCCTCAGAACCGCTCTGGCAATATTGTTTAATCTTACCCAAGATCAATTAACAAAAATACTCCAATGGGTTCGTATACCGGAGAGAATTTCGGATGTGAGTTCATTGCTTACGCTGGTTCAGCAGATAGAGCGAGTTCTGCTTCTGCTTGACAATCTTAAGTTTAAAGAGAAAACGGTTGCCTACCTGACGCAATCAGCGTCTGCTCTAGGCATTGCTGATCTCAAAAATTTGACGCTCGGCACTGTTCAGAGTTTAGATTTCTACAAGAACTTAATCACCCTCAGCGACGAGGCAGAGCAACAGGTGCAGACCGTTTTGGATCACTATATGACCTCTACAGCTTTTTCTACTGGTGACGGTAGTGACGCTGCTATACTCGCTGATTTGTGGAAACAAGATAAAAGCCTGGTTGAATCGCTGATCAAATCTCTCAGCTTACCGAATGTTTCTATCAAAGCGTTGGGTCATCTTTGGGAATGTCTCAAGTTGTGTCAAATTCTTGGTATTAACGGCTTCTCATTACAAACACTTGCCAAGAATGCCAATTACAATGAGCTAATTGCCGCGAGGGATGTTGCTCTCGGTTCATTTAGCTCAAAATATGATGACGAGAAAGTCCGTCGAGAAAAACTTGAGCCTTACCAAGATAGAATCAACGTCAAAAAACGGGATGTTCTTTGTAATTACATCATTGCTCGTCGAGTAGACCTCAAGTTTCAAGATCTGCGCAATATCTATGCTTTTTTCCTGCTCGATGTTGAAATGAGCGGCTGTTTTCGCACCTCTCGCTTAGTTTGTGCGATTTCCAGTTTACAGTTGTATATTCACCGCTGTTTGGTAAATCTAGAACAATCAGATCCTCTCTTAAATCCTAGAGTTGTTAATATCAAAGTTGATCCGACTAGAATTCCAGCCCAGCAGTGGGAATGGCGCAAAAATTATCGAGTTTGGGAGGCAAATCGAAAAGTATTTCTCTATCCAGAAAACTATATTGAACCCGACTTAAGAGATAATAAAACGCCAATCTTCAAGGAATTGGAAGACGAACTGCTGCAACAAAAAATCACTCAAGAGTCAGCAGAAACTGCCTACAAGAAGTATGTTTCGCAATTCGCTGAACTAGCTCGCCTCCGCATTGCTGGAAGCTACTACCATGATGCTTCTAGAACTTATTACTTCTTTAGTCGCACATCACAAGACCCACCCCAGTATTACTACCGTAAATGGATCAATAACGAGGTCTGGACACCTTGGGAAAAGATTGAGCTAGGAATTAACTCTGATAGAGTTTCAGCCGTTGTACATCAAGGGAAAGTATACTTATTTTGGGTAGAAATCAAATCAAAAGAAATTGTTTCTATTCAGGAAGGAACGAGTAAATCAGAGGGATTTGAATATAGTGCTGAGTTTTTATTCTCATACCAAAATGAGGGTAAAAAATGGTTGCCAGTTCAGCGGCTAGCCATAAATGAAAAAGATGAGACTGTTAAGAACTTATTCTTTGGCCAAGCTTCTAAAAAAATCTCACCTAATAAATCATGCTTTTTAACGGTTAACAATAATAAGCTTTATCTTCTATACTATGAACCTAATTTCTCAGCGAATTCCAACAAAGTGGCAGCCAGAGCGAGAGTTGATTTGTTCAACAATCTCATAAAGCCCCCTGATAGAATTGTAGAACTTGGAGTTCCTAACGACAAATTACTAAAGCTTTTCTTGCTTGGAATAACAGTTGAGTTGCTGACTTATAGGGGTACTCATTTCTACGATGAAGCTTCTTTGGATCATGAGTTAATTGCTGATGATCAGAGTCAAGGCACAGCCATCGCCCGAAGCACTGAAAAACAACTGTCTTCAAATCTACATCTTGTTAGTCATAAGCCGGGTGATTTTGTGTGGACAGTTGATGATCAACAGTACTTGATTCGTTATCTCAACCTAAAAATTCTATCTTTTCAAATTAGGAGAGATTTTATAAGGATCAGCACATCTTTATCGTCTAGGTTAGGTGAGCTTTTGTTTGTCGAAGGACTAGAAACTTTTCTGTCTATCAACACTCAAAAACAGGCTGAAAATCCTTTCGAGTTTCAATCAAGAAATCCATTCGAATTGATGTCGTTGGTAGATGAGCCAGAGCATATTAACTTTAAAGGAGCTTATGGCAGCTATTATCAAGAACTATTTTTACATATTCCATTTACCATCGCTAACCATCTAAACGCTAATCACAAATTCAAAGAAGCCAAGTGGTGGTACGAGCGCATCTTTGATCCGACGGCTAATGAATCCCCGGATGACAAGAAACCAACCGATCGCAACTGGCGATACCTTGAGTTTCGGAATCTGACGATTCAGAAAATGAAGGACATCTTGACTGACAAGGCAGTGGTCGCACAATACAATGAAGATCCTTTTAATCCTCATGCGATCGCCCGACTCCGGTTGAGCGCTTACCAAAAAGCAATCGTCATGAAATACATTGACAATCTATTGGATTGGGGAGATCACCTATTCGCCCAAGACACAATGGAATCCATCAATGAAGCCACAATGCTCTATGTTTTGGCGTACGACATATTGGGCAAACGACCTGCGAAACTAGGCAAATGCAAGATTGAGGATGACCGAACTCGGACTTATGAAAGAATTAGTACGAAGGGGATTGGTGACTCTGAGTTTCTTGTTGAATTAGATAATTCAAGTTACAGCGATCGTGTTGCTGTTCAAATCGACAAAGCTAAGTTGGCGAGAGACTTAGTGGCTGGAGCAAACGAAAATATACTGGTAGCGTCTAGAAGTGGGGCGACCACTTCAGAAAACCTGTCAACGGCAACTTCTAATGCCTCTATCTTAGTAACTCAACCACTACTAGCAAGCTACAGCACCGTCGCAACTGTGACAAAACATCTCGAAGAAGATGCAAAAAAATGGGAAACTGCCAAACCCATTCCCATGAATCCTGCGTTAGAGCTAGTTAAACAGAGCATATCTGTTTTCTGTGTCCCCCCTAATCATAATTTGCTTGGGTATTGGGACAGAGTCGAAGATCGGCTCTTCAAAATCCGCAATTGCATGAATATCAGCGGTATTCGTCGTCAATTAGCTCTGTTCCAACCTGAAATCGAGCCGATGTTTTTGGTTAGAGCAAAAGCCGCTGGGTTAAGCCTGGAGGAATTTTCGCCTCACTCACCGCTTCCGCATTACCGTTTCAGCTACCTCATTGAAAAGGCAAAGCAATTCACTCAAACAGTGCAGTCATTTGGCTCTGCTCTACTAAGCGCTTTAGAGAAGAAAGATGTAGAAGAACTGACCTTGCTGCGATCGGTTCATGAGCGCAATGTTTTGCAATTAACCAAGGACATTAAGAAGCAGCAAATAAGGGAAGCGCAGTACCAGTATCAGGCAATGGTTCAAACCAAAATCAATGTTCAAAATCGGGTTAACCACTATCAGGACTTGATTGTCAAAGGATTGATAGGCTGTGAGATTACCCAGCAAGATTCTAAGCAGACAGGAACTACTTATAAAAGAAAAGAGGGAATTAATCGTACCTTAGCTGCTATTTTCTACTTAATACCTCAGTTGGGTAGCCCATTTGCTATGAAGTTTGGTGGCAAAGAGCAAGGGGATAGTACGAAGGCGTGGGCAGATTGGTTCAGTTCTATGGCATCAGTCGCTGATGCAATTTCTACTTCAGCAGGCTTAGAAGCTACCTTTCAACGGCGTGAGCAGGAATGGAAACAGCAATTGCTGCTTGCTCAACAGGAAATGGAACAAGTTAAGCAGCAACAATTGGCGGCTGAAGTAAGACAACTAATTGCTGAGAAAGACTTGAAAATCCATGAGAGAAACATGGAGCAAGTGGAAGAGTTACATGATTTTTACAAGAATAAATTCACCAGCTTGGGGTTATATAACTACCTCTCCACAAACCTCAATCGTCTTTACCGTGAAGCATACAACATCGCCCATGACATGGCAAAAATGGCAGAAAATGCCTACAAATTTGAGCGAGATGATGACACCATTTTTATTGCAGGTGACAACTGGCATTTCGATCGTGCTGGACTCTTGGCAGGTGAACGGTTGCTCCTGCAACTGCAACGCATGGAGAAAATTTATCTAGAACAACACAAGCGAGACTATGAGATTACCCAGTCATTCTCCTTGGCGTTGCTGTCTCCCTCTGCGCTAATAGACCTTAAGCAAACTGGAAGCTGTAATTTCGAGATTCCTGAAATTATGTTCGATCTGTTTTATCCTGGGCAGTTCAAACGGTTAATCAAATCAGTACGGCTTACAATTCCTTGCGTAACAGGCCCCTATACTAATGTCAGCGCTAAACTCACGCTACAACAGAGTTGGGTACGTGCATCGAACAAGCTTAATACTAATTCCTTAGATAAGAACGGCGATCAGCTAAAAGTTGGACAAGGCACATCTATATCAGCTAGTTCTGCTCAAAACGATGCTGGTATGTTTGAACTGAACTTCCGCGACGAGCGCTATCTCCCCTTTGAGGGTGCTGGAGCAATTAGCGCTTGGAAACTTGAATTGCCCTCAACACTTCGTCAATTCAATTACGACACCATCTCTGATGTCATTATTCACGTCAGCTACACAGCGAAAGATAGTGTAACATTCCGAATCGACGTTGAAAAACAAATCGCTGCTACTCTGACTAGTTACGCTAAAGATCCTGGGCTTTTTCGCTTGGTAAGCCTCAAACATGAGTTTCCAACCGCTTTTCATCAACTGCTACACTCATCTAGCGCAACACAAGCTACTGAATTTGAGTTGACCGAGCAGTATTTTCCCTATTTCTTGATTGATAAAACACTCACTCTAGCTTCCCCAGTAAAGGTATACCTTAAACCGCAAGACAAAAAAACTGTAACAACGCCAGAACTGATGAAGATTAACGATGTCGATGTAAACTTTATTAAAGATGGAAAAAAGTTGCAGGAGCCAAATGTCTCACTTTTAGGCAATCCCATTAGGAAATGGACAGTGTCTGCTAGAGCTAATAGTCTTAATAGAGAAGAAATTGACGACATTCTGCTGCTACTGCAGTATTCAGCGTCTTGA
- a CDS encoding peptidoglycan-binding protein → MREPVVPLSFSARGTLTHNIQTNLSRLNFTIPQNEMNEQVFGVGIRDALLQLQTQHQLSPTGIFDDDIKIVIERAIADLTISTQKYLPYGKTVV, encoded by the coding sequence TTGAGAGAACCTGTTGTTCCTCTCAGCTTTAGCGCTCGGGGCACCCTTACTCATAACATACAAACCAATCTCAGCAGATTAAACTTCACCATTCCTCAAAATGAAATGAATGAGCAAGTCTTTGGAGTGGGTATACGCGATGCACTGCTGCAACTCCAGACCCAACATCAGCTTTCTCCTACCGGCATTTTTGATGATGACATCAAGATTGTGATTGAACGGGCGATCGCTGACCTCACTATTTCCACACAAAAATATCTCCCTTATGGAAAGACAGTTGTGTGA